In the genome of Altererythrobacter sp. TH136, one region contains:
- a CDS encoding SDR family NAD(P)-dependent oxidoreductase gives MKTAFVTGATAGIGAATVRTLVASGWRCIATGRRAERLDALVAELGADKVHPAVFDVRDTDALDAALAALPEGFRDIDLLVNNAGLAQGLSNAQHADLTNWQTMIDTNVTAMVTVTRKLLPGLIARKGAIITIGSVAGNYVYPGGNVYAGSKAFANHFTLALRADLHGTGVRVTSIEPGMVETEFTLVRTGSQQASDTLYAGVNPMTAQDIADTIRWIAELPPHLNINRLELMPVNQDFAGFRVARAHD, from the coding sequence ATGAAGACCGCCTTCGTCACCGGAGCGACCGCCGGGATCGGCGCGGCCACCGTGCGCACGCTGGTCGCGAGCGGCTGGCGCTGCATCGCCACCGGGCGGCGGGCCGAGCGGCTGGATGCGCTGGTGGCGGAACTGGGCGCGGACAAGGTGCACCCGGCCGTGTTCGACGTGCGCGACACCGATGCGCTCGACGCCGCGCTCGCCGCGCTGCCCGAAGGGTTTCGCGACATCGACCTGCTGGTGAACAACGCGGGTCTCGCGCAAGGGCTGTCGAACGCGCAGCACGCTGACCTCACCAACTGGCAGACGATGATCGACACCAACGTGACCGCGATGGTGACCGTCACCCGCAAGCTGTTGCCGGGGCTGATCGCGCGCAAGGGCGCGATCATCACCATCGGCTCGGTCGCGGGTAACTACGTCTACCCGGGCGGCAACGTCTATGCCGGCAGCAAGGCGTTCGCCAACCACTTCACGCTGGCGTTGCGGGCGGACCTGCACGGCACCGGGGTGCGGGTGACGAGCATCGAGCCGGGCATGGTCGAGACCGAGTTCACCCTGGTGCGCACCGGCAGCCAGCAAGCGTCGGACACGCTCTACGCCGGGGTCAACCCGATGACCGCGCAGGATATCGCCGACACCATTCGCTGGATCGCCGAACTGCCGCCGCACCTCAACATCAACCGGCTCGAACTGATGCCGGTGAACCAGGACTTCGCCGGGTTCCGGGTGGCGCGCGCGCACGATTAG
- a CDS encoding peptide chain release factor 3, with translation MTSNRRTFAIISHPDAGKTTLTEKLLLQGGAIHLAGEVKARGQARRARSDWMKIEQQRGISVTSSVMTFQKDGTVFNLLDTPGHEDFSEDTYRTLTAVDSAIMVIDAAKGIEPQTRKLFEVCRLRSVPIITFVNKVDREGRSAFDLLDEVADMLALDVSPQAWPVGMGGVFEGVLDFASGDIARPDGPSKEYLGRRDREPMPQAFADEAELAQGGYPEFDLEAFRSGDLTPVFFGSALKNFGVTELIQAIDRFAPPPRAQPSSEGLIEPTRDEVTGFVFKVQANMDPQHRDRIAFMRMVSGTFKRGMKLTPSGLGKPIAVHSPILFFAQDREIADTAEAGDIIGIPNHGTLRVGDTLSEKNDVRFTGLPNFAPEILRRVVLRDPTKTKQLRKALDDLSEEGVIQVFYPEIGGQWIVGVVGQLQLDVLVSRLEAEYKVEAALEMAPFATARWVKGSDAALKTFTDFNRANLAKDRDGDPVFMAKSPWDVNYQVEKNPELTFSATKER, from the coding sequence ATGACTTCCAACCGCCGCACTTTCGCGATCATTTCGCACCCCGACGCGGGCAAGACCACGCTCACTGAAAAGCTGCTGCTGCAGGGCGGCGCGATCCACCTCGCCGGCGAGGTGAAGGCGCGCGGGCAGGCGCGGCGGGCGCGGTCCGACTGGATGAAGATCGAGCAGCAGCGCGGCATTTCGGTGACCAGCAGCGTGATGACCTTCCAGAAGGACGGCACGGTGTTCAACCTGCTCGACACCCCGGGGCACGAGGATTTCTCCGAAGACACCTACCGCACGCTGACCGCGGTGGATTCGGCGATCATGGTGATCGATGCCGCCAAGGGGATCGAGCCGCAGACCCGCAAGCTGTTCGAGGTGTGCCGCCTGCGCAGCGTCCCGATCATCACCTTCGTCAACAAGGTGGACCGCGAGGGGCGCAGTGCCTTCGACCTGCTGGACGAGGTGGCCGACATGCTGGCGCTCGACGTCAGTCCGCAGGCCTGGCCAGTGGGCATGGGCGGGGTGTTCGAAGGCGTGCTCGACTTCGCGAGCGGCGACATCGCCCGGCCGGATGGGCCGAGCAAGGAATACCTCGGCCGCCGCGACCGGGAGCCGATGCCGCAGGCCTTCGCCGACGAGGCCGAACTGGCGCAAGGGGGGTACCCTGAATTCGACCTTGAGGCGTTTCGCAGCGGCGACCTGACCCCGGTGTTCTTCGGCAGCGCATTGAAGAACTTCGGCGTCACCGAACTCATTCAGGCGATCGACCGCTTCGCGCCGCCGCCGCGCGCGCAGCCGAGCAGCGAGGGACTGATCGAGCCGACCCGCGACGAGGTGACCGGCTTCGTGTTCAAGGTGCAGGCCAACATGGACCCGCAGCACCGCGACCGGATCGCGTTCATGCGGATGGTTTCGGGTACCTTCAAGCGCGGCATGAAGCTGACCCCGTCGGGCCTTGGCAAGCCGATCGCGGTCCACTCGCCGATCCTGTTCTTCGCGCAGGACCGCGAGATCGCCGACACCGCGGAAGCTGGCGACATCATCGGCATTCCCAACCACGGCACGCTGCGGGTGGGGGATACCCTGTCCGAAAAGAACGACGTCCGCTTCACCGGCCTGCCCAACTTCGCGCCGGAGATCCTGCGCCGGGTTGTGTTGCGCGATCCGACGAAGACCAAGCAGTTGAGGAAGGCGCTCGACGACCTTTCGGAAGAGGGCGTGATCCAGGTGTTCTATCCCGAGATCGGCGGGCAGTGGATCGTCGGCGTGGTCGGCCAGCTGCAGCTCGACGTGCTGGTTTCGCGGCTGGAGGCGGAATACAAGGTGGAAGCCGCGCTGGAAATGGCCCCGTTCGCCACCGCGCGCTGGGTCAAGGGCAGCGATGCCGCGCTGAAGACCTTCACCGACTTCAACCGCGCGAACCTCGCCAAGGACCGCGACGGCGACCCGGTGTTCATGGCCAAGAGCCCGTGGGACGTGAACTATCAG